The window ATTGTATCCACCTTACCATCTGATTTCAGATTCCTTGCTAGCGTATGGCCCTACCCATCATAAAAATTTTGTTCATCAAAATACACAAAAGAATTCATTGTACTTTGAAATCAAAATTACCTTGTCATGAATACCCCTAGAAAGCCTATGAGCTGCCTCTCCTGTGACTGAATCAGCTTCTTTATATTCTTCAAATCTCAGCTGAAATCCCACATGTCACaccatcaaaaaaaaaaaaaaaaaaaaattcaagaacgTGTTTGTGTTGGTGTTACTTACTCCATCACTGCCACTCCTTCTGGTTGTAGAGGAAGTATGGTAAGCTCCATTAGAACCACCATACGTGACAGTAGAGCTCTGAAAGGTGAAACTATGTGTTTGTGGATGATTGTGTGTGTTATTATTCATAATACTGAAATCATTCCCAAATTGTGTCCCCCTTCTTTGTCCACCTTCAAATTCATCATCTGGATGCTCAATGTAAGGTTGTATCTCAGACCTAAAATGTGTTCCAGGATTCTCTTTCTTATTGTGTTCATCATCAGGTTGCTCAttttcatcatcagagttcagtTCTTCAATAATTGGTCCCCTTGAGTTGTTTGGGAGTGAAGGTCGGATTTCATGAATTCTAGGtggttgttgattgatgaaaGGGCTTGCTCTTGGACCAAATAAGCTTGATCCAAATGGATTCATGTCCATGAAAGGACTCCCCGAGAAGATTCCACCAAATGGTTGTGTGAAGAAAGGATCATCAAATGGGTCTCTTCCTCCAAATAAGctaggcatacccccaaaaccaGAAAAAGGATCACCAAAACCAAAGAAAGGATTACCTCTTCcacttcctcttcctcttcctcttccaCCTTGCATCTTCTTCAAACTATTCTCTGAACAATTCAAACAAGTAAACAATATGAACACCAAAAAATGAAATTGAAGTACTAGCATAACCATTCACCTACCATTAGTATTTAGCAACATGAATTGTTTCTTATTCTAATCAGAAGATCTGCCAATTAAGCAAAGCAAACAAGCGGATTTACTGATTAAGAAAGAACAGTTACCGATTTCTGAATAACAAAAACTAAAACTAAGCCTTTGTTTCCTATAATGG of the Lactuca sativa cultivar Salinas chromosome 6, Lsat_Salinas_v11, whole genome shotgun sequence genome contains:
- the LOC111918761 gene encoding uncharacterized protein LOC111918761, whose protein sequence is MQGGRGRGRGSGRGNPFFGFGDPFSGFGGMPSLFGGRDPFDDPFFTQPFGGIFSGSPFMDMNPFGSSLFGPRASPFINQQPPRIHEIRPSLPNNSRGPIIEELNSDDENEQPDDEHNKKENPGTHFRSEIQPYIEHPDDEFEGGQRRGTQFGNDFSIMNNNTHNHPQTHSFTFQSSTVTYGGSNGAYHTSSTTRRSGSDGLRFEEYKEADSVTGEAAHRLSRGIHDKGHTLARNLKSDGKVDTMQVLHNINEDEVDGFEEAWKGKARKHLPGWIGGPSINEGLGEGSRSRRALPSTEGTRGHEVSSSVVGVRRKPDAAEHAQTSKIRRH